One stretch of Bombus terrestris chromosome 5, iyBomTerr1.2, whole genome shotgun sequence DNA includes these proteins:
- the LOC100645443 gene encoding L-threonine ammonia-lyase isoform X2 → MNNEEILDPYCVEENPQKITFEDITSAAFKIKCGIVNTPCVKSRLSDAMGIDLYLKKDFLQTTGSFKERGARYALVMLTDEQKKIGVISASLGNHALALSYHGYKLNIPVTVVMPVLAPIMKIAACRQYGANVIVDGLDMGEAKGIALRQAKENGLTYINGYDHPDIMAGQGTLGLEIVEQVPDIDAVVVPIGGGGLIAGVALAVKTLQPNVQIIGVESERCPSFYKARKADRPTYTRIDSTLADGLAVPKVGYNAFATANPLIDKLVVVKEEWIAIAILKLVENEKCIVEGAGATGLAAILAGHLEELKGKRVVLLLCGGNIDTTILGRCLERGLAAEGRLLKFTVTVSDRPGGIAELCRMLASIGVSIKDIMHERAWIMSDIFSVDVKVVCETRDRDHAEQLKNMLHQNYQRVVFGTSDMSALDLPVSM, encoded by the exons ATG AACAACGAGGAAATTCTCGATCCATACTGCGTCGAGGAAAATCCCCAAAAGATTACTTTCGAGGACATCACTTCCGCTGCGTTCAAAATCAAATGTGGAATCGTCAACACTCCTTGCGTG AAATCGCGTCTGTCAGATGCGATGGGTATCGATTTGTATTTGAAGAAAGACTTCCTCCAAACAACTGGAAGTTTCAAAGAACGTGGCGCGAGGTATGCTCTGGTGATGCTGACCGACGAACAGAAGAAGATCGGCGTGATCTCGGCTTCGTTGGGAAATCATGCACTCGCTCTCTCTTATCACGGGTACAAGCTTAATATACCAGTGACCGTAGTGATGCCGGTGCTGGCACCGATCATGAAGATCGCCGCTTGTCGTCAATACGGTGCGAATGTAATCGTCGATGGTCTGGATATGGGTGAGGCAAAGGGTATCGCGCTGCGACAGGCGAAAGAGAATGGGCTGACGTATATAAATGG GTACGATCACCCAGATATTATGGCAGGACAAGGAACTCTAGGTCTTGAGATCGTGGAGCAGGTACCCGATATAGATGCAGTGGTCGTTCCCATCGGAGGAGGTGGTTTGATCGCGGGGGTAGCTCTGGCCGTGAAAACCCTCCAACCAAATGTACAGATCATC GGCGTTGAGTCGGAAAGATGTCCTAGTTTCTATAAGGCCCGAAAGGCAGATCGACCTACCTACACTCGTATAGATTCAACTTTGGCCGATGGCCTTGCTGTTCCTAAGGTTGGATACAATGCTTTTGCCACCGCGAATCCGTTGATCGACAAATTAGTCGTGGTGAAGGAAGAGTGGATAGCAATCGCGATCCTGAAGCTGGTCGAGAACGAGAAATGTATCGTCGAGGGTGCTGGAGCGACCGGCCTCGCCGCCATTTTGGCTGGTCACCTGGAAGAACTGAAAGGCAAAAG AGTGGTGTTGCTTCTATGCGGAGGAAATATCGACACAACGATCCTAGGTAGATGTTTGGAGCGTGGACTAGCAGCGGAAGGCCGGCTTTTGAAGTTTACAGTGACTGTGTCCGATCGACCGGGCGGAATCGCAGAGCTCTGTAGAATGCTGGCCAGCATCGGTGTCTCGATAAAGGACATCATGCACGAGCGGGCTTGGATTATGTCGGACATCTTCAGCGTGGACGTGAAAGTGGTTTGCGAGACTAGAGACCGGGATCACGCGGAACAATTGAAGAACATGTTGCATCAAAATTATCAGCGGGTTGTGTTCGGCACTAGTGACATGTCCGCTCTGGACTTACCTGTGAGCATGTAA
- the LOC100645443 gene encoding L-threonine ammonia-lyase isoform X1 has product MRDLNRKSNGEDHCNGQDFDLIAESRNNDIDSSTLYNNEEILDPYCVEENPQKITFEDITSAAFKIKCGIVNTPCVKSRLSDAMGIDLYLKKDFLQTTGSFKERGARYALVMLTDEQKKIGVISASLGNHALALSYHGYKLNIPVTVVMPVLAPIMKIAACRQYGANVIVDGLDMGEAKGIALRQAKENGLTYINGYDHPDIMAGQGTLGLEIVEQVPDIDAVVVPIGGGGLIAGVALAVKTLQPNVQIIGVESERCPSFYKARKADRPTYTRIDSTLADGLAVPKVGYNAFATANPLIDKLVVVKEEWIAIAILKLVENEKCIVEGAGATGLAAILAGHLEELKGKRVVLLLCGGNIDTTILGRCLERGLAAEGRLLKFTVTVSDRPGGIAELCRMLASIGVSIKDIMHERAWIMSDIFSVDVKVVCETRDRDHAEQLKNMLHQNYQRVVFGTSDMSALDLPVSM; this is encoded by the exons ATGAGGGATTTGAACCGAAAGTCTAACGGAGAGGACCATTGCAACGGTCAAGATTTCGATTTGATCGCGGAAAGTAGAAACAACGATATCGACTCATCAACGCTTTAC AACAACGAGGAAATTCTCGATCCATACTGCGTCGAGGAAAATCCCCAAAAGATTACTTTCGAGGACATCACTTCCGCTGCGTTCAAAATCAAATGTGGAATCGTCAACACTCCTTGCGTG AAATCGCGTCTGTCAGATGCGATGGGTATCGATTTGTATTTGAAGAAAGACTTCCTCCAAACAACTGGAAGTTTCAAAGAACGTGGCGCGAGGTATGCTCTGGTGATGCTGACCGACGAACAGAAGAAGATCGGCGTGATCTCGGCTTCGTTGGGAAATCATGCACTCGCTCTCTCTTATCACGGGTACAAGCTTAATATACCAGTGACCGTAGTGATGCCGGTGCTGGCACCGATCATGAAGATCGCCGCTTGTCGTCAATACGGTGCGAATGTAATCGTCGATGGTCTGGATATGGGTGAGGCAAAGGGTATCGCGCTGCGACAGGCGAAAGAGAATGGGCTGACGTATATAAATGG GTACGATCACCCAGATATTATGGCAGGACAAGGAACTCTAGGTCTTGAGATCGTGGAGCAGGTACCCGATATAGATGCAGTGGTCGTTCCCATCGGAGGAGGTGGTTTGATCGCGGGGGTAGCTCTGGCCGTGAAAACCCTCCAACCAAATGTACAGATCATC GGCGTTGAGTCGGAAAGATGTCCTAGTTTCTATAAGGCCCGAAAGGCAGATCGACCTACCTACACTCGTATAGATTCAACTTTGGCCGATGGCCTTGCTGTTCCTAAGGTTGGATACAATGCTTTTGCCACCGCGAATCCGTTGATCGACAAATTAGTCGTGGTGAAGGAAGAGTGGATAGCAATCGCGATCCTGAAGCTGGTCGAGAACGAGAAATGTATCGTCGAGGGTGCTGGAGCGACCGGCCTCGCCGCCATTTTGGCTGGTCACCTGGAAGAACTGAAAGGCAAAAG AGTGGTGTTGCTTCTATGCGGAGGAAATATCGACACAACGATCCTAGGTAGATGTTTGGAGCGTGGACTAGCAGCGGAAGGCCGGCTTTTGAAGTTTACAGTGACTGTGTCCGATCGACCGGGCGGAATCGCAGAGCTCTGTAGAATGCTGGCCAGCATCGGTGTCTCGATAAAGGACATCATGCACGAGCGGGCTTGGATTATGTCGGACATCTTCAGCGTGGACGTGAAAGTGGTTTGCGAGACTAGAGACCGGGATCACGCGGAACAATTGAAGAACATGTTGCATCAAAATTATCAGCGGGTTGTGTTCGGCACTAGTGACATGTCCGCTCTGGACTTACCTGTGAGCATGTAA